The DNA window aaaataatttattcaatagttttttttttaacaaaagaaaatgaaaacagcCGAAACATAATCAGGAGGAGGTCAGCGATGCTTGGTTCCAAGCCGAGATCTTTTAAAACCATCATAGCCAATCAAACTTTGCACTGagccaaataaaaaatgatctCCATATATTTTTGACTAGgagaaatatttttcattttcggccgccgaatgtgttgaacaattattatgccccccGGGCATAATAATTTCACCAATTTCGCTTTAAACTCGAGCAACTTAGCCGAAAAGGATTTCTCTATATCGGCTTTatcaccaataatcatatcGATTGGCATGGTTTTTTCGGCTAGGCCTATGTCTCCAATGACCATATCAATTGATGTGGCTTTATGGTTTGAAGTCGTGTATTGGTCTTGTTCATCATTGGAGCACTCATCAGACGAATCATTTTCTGAGTCAATTTGTGGCTCAGAAACTTGAACATTTTCctctaggcctaccacactttcagtctcgaccgaaaaaataagtggcctttgttcttcggccaaattaacaattttcttaggccgaATATTGTTTGTGGCCGGAGCGGAAATTTGCCCCCCGGCCTCTTGCCTTTTAAAAATTCTTCCCAATCTCTCGAAGAGTTGTTTTTGCTTCTTTAATAGGCGATGACACTCATCCCGTGAAGCTTGATCGAGATAGatcatgtgaacttcgtagttttagcactgtgTCCCACCaagcgtgccaaaatgttgaccctaaaaactaccaagcctacgtggcgcgtaggccgagtaatctataagctaactacgtcattcggttgaatgcggagcgtgccaactcgtcggccaagctcggccaaggagtaaaatctgttgatgttgcgttgggtgcgcggctgacttctgcgtcttgcgattgcggccgaggaaggaacacgtctcagccTTTTGTGTTCTCAAACCTGAaaacaaggctactattcttacgaagttcacgaatcgtcgtcgttggattcgctcacagtgatggtattcgtcaaagtaaactcacgccgaatcgacaccaaagtgtaaaggcataaatactcaaagtggatataagtcttaatagtgaacgtggttcggccgtctgaatgccgaactctaaatcccacttgagagtatccaatcataaaataactcggcgtgtaATGCGCCGAGCTCAATAAGTTGTAACACCTCAGTTTactgagaaggctaatgagatgacctcgatcaatgaggattcggaaatccttctcgacagagacttggataggtaaccaaccatcctcgccgcagtgctgttgatgccaacgaaagatgctgcgagatcggttGATTCTACGACGACAGActtatctatgccgactgaagatatcaccggttgctttcacagtgttgttgatgccaacggaagatgtgtcagcgaaaagagaaaataaaaatctcaaagttgttgagagagtttgcgcagggcagttgtatgttgaattggagggtCCTGAATAATGCATGACCCCTGTATTTATAATAGCAGAACACTAGGATTGTCGTCGTAAATAATGGGAATATTCTCTCAAGTATGCAAGATCCCTTAACCTTAGAAACCAACCGAGACTTAAACTTCTCAAATTATCCCAAATGGATCCCGTGGCCTTGCTGATTTCCTAGAAACCAACCGAGACTAAACCTCTCGAATTATCCCAAATATCCATCAACCACATGCTGGCTCATAACGCAAAAGTCTATACCAATATGCTAAATCATTTAGGCTACTCAGCAAGATGATTATTGCCATCTTTTATCACCACCACGTGTAAAGTTATCTTTCAAGCACAtcaccatttttacttctccctCATCGTAATTCCATCAACATCGTGATCTTTATCCAACACATGCATTGATTTCCTGATCACCTATTTCACCTCGTTGACCAACCAAAGAAAGTCATTGGATCATTTTTATCCACGCCAACTAACCTTGACCAATATGATCTCATCTTTTACCCCATTGTATTTGCATAAATGCAGGGAAGATATTCTTTTAACCTACCACGTTAGCTCTCAAACCAATCATCATGTAAGTGTAGCAATTCGAACTGAAACTGATCTCCTTTGCttccaaaaatatattttataagaTAATTACTATAATAATGCAATAGTAATATCTATAAAAATATGAAATCCAACGGCCTAGAACCCGCTCATTCAACGGCCTCGATCGcttgggccgatggtgtaaaattgggtccaaacaagtACACATATGGAAATGCATTGTTACGGTCAAAATAATTGTCCAAGAGATCCTTACCTCGTTATTGCCTGCTTATATTAATGTTTGCTAAACGCATGGGCCTAGAGATCTCAGCCACATCTTGGATGACTCGACGAGAATGTGAGGCTCTCTTGTttcttgcttcgtcatctctctttctctgctcttcatcctcttcctcttccatctcattttctcCCTTCTAGAGATTGAACATTTCTTCCTCTTGTTTAAACAATTCTTTCTCTTACTCATCGATTTCCCACAAgatccttgaagaagacatttgTAAAAAATGAGGGAGAAATTATGAATAAAGAtagagattttgattttggtgtaTGATTTCTTAGGATGGATGGTGGGTTACATGGtgaaaaaagaaaggattagATTCTAGATAATGTCATGTGGCACACCGTGAtttgttaaaaatcttatcgaaatctatcctcaaagattgtaaacAGACAGTGACACGTGATGCAACGGgattgattaaaaatcttattaaaaatcttatcaaaaaTCTATCATCAACTGTTCTAAATAGGTAACGACACATGGTGTGACGGAAttagataaaaatcttatcgaaatcgatcaccaaaaatcatactttcggataatgacacgtggcttGATCAAAtcggttaaaaatcctatccgaaattacgaatataattattttttattattttataaaataaaaaatactaatattttaatacgaaaTGCTTGAGCAATTTAGTTTATGATGGAGATGCAATAGATAATTACTATTTATTAAAAACAATTACTATTCACTTGAGGGGATTGAAGTACCTATTGCCATGTAGAGCCTTTACACATTGGAACAGACCTAACAATGCGAAAATAAAATCGGGTTGAAATTACTGTTTATGATGGAATATCTCATATGTACAGAAAAGTAGAAAAATCATATCTAGGGTTGTACTTGTACATAAAAATCCACCACTCCTTAATTGgtggtgaaaaataaaatgaataacCATGATGTGCCAAAATTCAAATATTAATAGGGTGGTGCTGTTCATACACCTTTTTTATCTTATATATATTCCTCTCAATTTTTGATCGTCGGATCGAATGAGGTTTTCCGCGGAGAATAAGGAAGTTCCATACATTCCAAGGGAAGACAAATTGAGCCACACTGATTTTATCCTCTAAGTTGAATGCTATTAGTATTAGCAATAATATtgtttcaatttcatatatagTTGGCTATATTATTAAGGGAGTTATTCgcctttttaaaattaattatgtttgttgTAATGCTATGATTTTGTCTtgtatataaaataatttattggaagtaaaattgttttgttttcaaagcgTAAAGAATAAAAGTATATGTTTGTGAAAAGACAAGTAATATTCAGAATGAGTAGTAAGTGCAACTTATATACCTTGTTCTTGCCTTGCCCTTGACCTCTTAAAACGGGTGGACTTGCTATAATAATAAGCTTCAGTTGTGGTTTTTGTCACAGCCATATGCTTTGGCTTGACTTAAATAGCCTTTTGGACTTTCGGATTCTGAGAGGTTGAACACGTTATTTCTGAAAAAGATGAGACTATAACATCCATTGTCAATTGAGGAAGCAACAAAGTCAAAGTGTGTAATTGATTAAGATCAAAGTATCGCAATCAATCCAAGTAAAACTTCTTATGTTGTGCGTATGCTACTTCGTCATGTTTTGTGTCTTCTTTTGAAAAGGCCAAGTACTGCAAGCCAAGTTTGCTCCTAAGGTGCCAAATTTGTCCTAAGATATTTGTCCATTTGTCCCCTCAGATTAAAAATTACATAGTGTGGTTAATGTAGACAAATATATTTGTATGAACAAAACTAGCCTTGGAGAGCCATCTATATATTATTAGAGAAACAAAGGGAAGGGCTTGTCTAGTCGATACTTTGAGTACATGTTTTTTAACGTGCTTGTGTTTTGTAATTTATGCTAACTTTTATTTTGATCCATTTACTTATTGTGTTCAAATATATAAACCTAAACCATTTACGAGTTTATCGTGGCATATTATTTATTTCTCTCATTTTGTTTTCTCTAATTGAATATCCAGCTATGAAATGTTatcatataatattaattacaacataatgaaaacaactTGGAATACCATAAAGTTATTCCAAACAGATTATATAACATATGCTCAATCACTTTGCCAAAACATATACTTgcataattataaaaaataaaataaataatattgtaGGCtaaatgattagttttaaaaaagaattgaaaagaatTATTAGGCTAGATATTGTTCAGccaatttataaaaataatttatgattaTCGTGTTTCATAAATAGGCAGACAACAGCAGGTTGTTATCGTATTAAACCTGCTATACGTTCCAAAAAAAATTGACCTGAGCACTTAATTTTTTGTGGCGTATATTATTCTTCTAAGTTAAGTTGATGCAAGAGGTTCTCACAAATTTCGTAAGGTCTCATGTGTTAAATGTGAAGGATATTACGTGCGTCACTCACTGTATAAATTCCATAGTCAGaaccttttaattttttatcttcAACTAAATATCATTTTTACaaagaaaaatcattttaatcggAAATTGTTTAATCATTCAAATGTATTAAATAAATAGATAGTTCATCATGCATGTGTTACTTGGTATTCATACAGCAGATTTCTTCCATGCATTTGAATGACTAAATTTatgattcaaatgattttttgtagGGTTAATTACTTCTACGGTACCTTACTAATAAAAACTAAGGTATCGGTACCATTTAATTGGAATGTTAAATTGTAATGCGATAATATCCAACTATAATATACTATCCTAACAATGTAATCTAACGTCCACATCATAAAAGGCAACATTGGTACAGTAATATCAAACGTCATTTTGGTGTTATTAAATATAATGTTAAGATAATTATGTAAACTTTCAATGTAATTTTGAATCATCATAGTGTATCGTCTTAAATGGTATCGATCCCTTTATTTTTACAATAAGGTACCGTAGAACTtcctaaaataaaatatgaaatttataTGATAGAGAAATGCATTAATCGCAGTGGGTGTGATTAATGCATTCTCCTTGTAATGAAATATTACCCAAATGTGAATACCGACCAAATTTTTTCTTGAGTGTTTCCAAACGCGTCAAGTTAATACCCTTGGATTGGACTTTTGTTGCATCACTTTGTACAGAAAACCAAATTAACGCCAACATCTTCGGTTAATTATTTACTGCGCGTTATGCATGCACACCTGCACAGCATGACCATCGCTTAATTTGGTGGCCAATTTGAAGACACCAACTGAGGTACCAGCTCCCTTTTTTATTTAACTCAACAAATTAGTTGTTATTTTCTACCTAATCATGGTGAATAGGGTTTGCCCTGTGAGCTTAGGGCTAAATTCAACCACTATATACTACCAATCACGATAATGTCCTACTTAATTATAAGCCTATACTTTCTTTTTCAGACCATATATATGAAAGCCAACTAGGGTTGCTTTGCACACCATTGAAAGACTTGTTCCTATGTTCTCCTTTTCAGATGATATATGAAAGCCAACTAGGGTTGCTTTGCACACCATTGAAATTTGACTTGTTCATCACTTATAACCCTTTGAATTTGAAAGAGCAAAATCATACTTAGTAAGGTTTGCTTGAGTCAaagtcatttcaatttccaaCTACAAATATTGACAATCGCTAAAAGAAATAACTAAAAATATTGtcattttagtttatttttctttacgGTTTCCACTAGTATATAATGGGTAGTAGGTTAAGTGTGTTCAACAATTTAAggtaattaataatattttttttatggacAATTTCTTAAACATCTCCACTTCTAGATTTGAGAATATCCAaagtatgagaaagttattaatgTACGAGGATATGGTTCTAAATATTACCACCAATCAATTACTGGCCTTTGTGGGAATGTCATCTATTTTCTTAGTCAAACCTTCTTCTTCTACCTTTTCGGCTCTTATTCTCATCTTTCAATCTTGCACAGTGATCAAAATCCTTTTTAGTTCACTGATCAACTCTACAAAAAATCACCCAAATTATAAATCATGCAATTACGGTTAATGTTGTCAATTTAACTATTTAACTATTTAACTAAAGAACATTGTCCTAACACTACTGAATCATAGTTATGAATCTATAATTATGTAGAAAAACTATGAATTGCAGAAGAGAAAAAAGATGAATTGCAGAAGAAGAAagcaagagagaaagagagagaattgaATCACAATGGTTTCTAATTAATGAACCGAAGGCAATACAATAGTGTATGTATACTAGTAAAGTGGTAACTACCAAACCTGTGTGGCAATATAGTCCAATCTTATTCAATCCAACTCATTAAACCATGGCAAACTTATCTAACATAAACAAATGTGCTAATGACATCTGGATATTCAATTATATTGGTTATTACATAGTTCGTTGATATATTTGGATAAATGTGTGATGACTAAATGATTTTAGATTTGTAGTAGTTTTGAGAGAGTTGATATTTAGAGGTTGGCCTTAAAATTAGAGGATTCATATGATTGTCTAACGTTGTAAAATGTGAAGAACAACTAAAGGGATTAAACGGAAATGTAACTAGTTTTCTCATCTAAAAAAACATGAGATTGGATAAGTGTAAAATTAGAGTTGATGACAAGTTTAAACTTAGTAAGGTAATGGTGTGGTCAATGAGAGATTTTTCTGTGTTTGGAATATAGGCAGAACCCTACATGTTATTAtacaattgaagaaaaaaaatctctttaAAGTGTCTTCTAATTTTATAATGACATACAATGTTTTACTCTGTATTCTGAACacactgaaaattttctctAATCAATCATGGCATACCGTTTGTCCTCCCAATGAAAACAACTTGCTTTCACCCTGGTCTCACCATAGAAATACACAAATACAACACCATCACATTCAACAAAAGACGTTTTACCTCCCAATTCAAATTTGTGAAATTCCACAAAATCCGCATTAGTCGGTCATCCACCCCTCTCCTTCCCTCCGTTTCTCCTCCAAGTGTCCATGACCATTTTGGTAATCTACCAACCGAGAATATCTTGATACAACATTCTCGGGTCAAATAATTTGAATGGGTCACACCAGGCAAGTGTGAACCATGAGACTGGTGGGTCCAAGGCATTTCTCGTTTATCATATCTGCATGCAGGCCACGTGGAAACACATGGTAGGCGTCAAGTTGTCAACACACGAGACATTGCAGAATAACGCGTAGCTGATTAAAATAATAACGGCCCACAGAGAGTGTCTAGACTCTAGAGACAGTAGAATTTTAGTGTGGTACggtgaatttttttaaaattaatactCTATAATAGAATAGCCtctttaaacttaaaaaaaaaatggtctcAATTTGAAATCAATTGTGTATTAGAATAAATTTTATATTGTAATTTGTCGTATTTTAAGGAGACACGTCTTGATACATAGTTATATTTGATAATAAGTACGAAAATATGCAAGACATAAAATACATAGCTCAAAAAATCCTATTTATAAAATACAttaatcatttatgtattgCAATAAACTCCATATGATAAATAAGTTATAATTTTTCTTGGCCCCATATTAAAGAAACACACTTTCAAATGGTTATAATTATTAATgagtacaaaaaaaaacaaaatatttggcACTCAAGAAATCCTATTTAGCaaatataactttttttttttaagtttcaagGAGGGGAGACTACCTCATTCCAGGGTCAGAGAGTACCACAAGCTTTTTTGAGGACTTACAAAGGGGgtctttgccctttttttttagtttttacaaaTCGCCCAGGTAATGGGATTCGCACCTAGAATTTGGTCTAACGAAGATAACGATCCTTATTAACTCAACCAACCATAATTGGCAATAACACATTCATTAAGAATAAATAAgtcaataaattttttttttgttacaccTTAAGTAACTTctataaagttataaaattgGTTTGGTACCAACTGTATAACTTTAGAGAGGCTATACGGTAGTAACACTTTCCaatttttaacaattttattctattattatataattgaaaaaatgaaatcctttttagttatatgatcaaaattgtacataattaaaaaactatcaCGAATGTAGTACAAAAACCGGAAATAACGTTTCCCCTTCAAACAATTAGAAAGTGATTTAAAAGGTGTAGTTTACATAAATTAGATTTGTAATACTTACCAAAGAAAAACCTCAAAACAATTGAGCCTAACTAATAATATATATCGAAAGCTAACTCTTTGATAGATCTGACAAATTAACTCATTGAGTTCTTAATAGGTAGCCAATGAGTTTAATGTAATGGTAATATTGATAGTTAGTGAGAATAGTAGTAGTGATGACAATGTAATACACCTTATTACGATGAAATCAAACTAAATAGGTACTCATTAAGCCATTGAGTACCGATTAAAAACCTAATGGGTTAATTTGTCAAGTCCAATAAAAGAAAGACGTCATGTACCTAAAAATGTGGTATCAAGCAATAAAAGGAGTTTTAAGTAAGGGTAATGTTATGGAGGCTAAATTTGGAGACAATTTTAGAAACTAAAGTACATGGAAGCtgataattgatttattacttaagcgttgataaactTGCTCATTTCTATTGCCTACACATTTATTTTGCAAGTTTATtctacaaatttaatatacCTAACATTACTCTACTCTTAAATAAAAAGGTATAAACATTTTTAAATATGTAACTAAAGAGCTGATTTTTACGAACTTTCTAATTTCTCATACACTGCTTTTACTTCCGACAAGTTTCTTTTCCTAGTAAAACTCAGCGCATAAACATGATAATACAAGTGAcattacaacaaaaaaaaaatctcttcaaGATATAAACATAAATCCTTTTGCACCTTTACTTGCAAATCAAGGTCCTTGCCGCTTTGCGACCCACGGAATATCTGGAAGcgacccccccccccctctcccaACAAACATGCATCAAAAAGCAAATACGAGAAACTTGAAGAACAAAAACTTGATAAATTAAAATGGTCATGGATATTCACACACTCATTTATATCTTCCGCATAacgttgttaattttttataattaattattttcaatttGTCCAATTCGTCAGCTAAAATGGAGTGAACTGTGTTAGAAGCAATTAAAAGGCAATTAAAAGGCTTGGAGtccaagattaaaaaaaaactaggtgCTGAGAACAAGACTTTTCTCGTAAGCGTGACGACACGTAAACGCAATGGGAACAAATGGGATCATGTATGTAcactaaaacaaaagatagagagagaaagtagagagagagacagaaaaGGAAAATGAGTTTCCGCGTAGACAGATGAGAAGCTCAACAGCAAGAAGCAATTGGGAAAcacaatataaaataaaagcttttcttttccttccttccttctttttctctcctttttctttgttttaattCGTTCTTTTTTCTGAAATCTATCAAATCTGaacgaaaaataattaaactgcGCTTTCTTGAagcgattaaaaaaaaaaaaatgatcaaaatctctctctttccttttcGTCCTTATGGATTCACACCTTCCATTCACACCAACCTTCATATAATCAAAGCTTTatccttctctttctttctttgagtCCCATCGGCTTTTCCgaatcacaaaagcttcatcttcacGAAAGCGCTTTTGTTTAAGATTACGTTTGTTGTCATGGAACATCATCCTCATCATTTCCAACATCACCACCAGCAGCAACATCATCCCCAGCAGCTTCAGCTTCAacaacaacagcagcagcagcagcagcttcaACAGCAGCATCCTAGTACTGCAACTGTACACGTGGACGCGAGTGATAGGTTTCCTCAATGGAGCGTTCAGGAGACGAAGGACTTGCTTCTGATCAGAGCCGAGCTCGATCAGACTTTTATGGAGACGAAGAGAAACAAGCTTCTGTGGGAAGTGATTTCTAcgaagatgaaggaaaagggtCACCATCGCAGCGCAGAACAGTGCAAGTGCAAGTGGAAAAACCTCGTTACTCGTTACAAGGTAGACATGTTACTAAACCCAAATAATTGCTAGATTAAAATTATATCTATCTAATTAAGCTAATTAATCTTCCAtctaatcaacacacacactTTGAAAACATACTAATTCATTTAAGATTTGCTTTTCCTTATTTCCTCAACCCAAATCTTCAAAAGTTAAGTGAGAACGAACCAAAGACCATGGGTGTATGAGTGAATGTTTTTAATAAGCTGAGCTACAAGCCCTTGCAAAGCTTTACCACACACCCGAGCTACAAGCCCTTGCAAAGCTTTACCACACACCCTTCATGTGTTTGATAAGTATACAGTACTATTATGTACGTATTTATATCTTGCtttatgattatatatatttagggTTGTGAGACAATGGAGCCGGAACCTATGAGGCAGCAATTCCCGTTTTACAATGAGCTACAAGCGATTTTCGCTGCACGGATCCAGAGAATGCTGTGGGCAGAAGAAAGCGGAGCTGCAAGCGGGTCGAAGAAGAAAACGCTTTCTTCAGACGATGAGGAAGATAACGAGGATAGCGAGGCAGAGAATAAGGGAAGCACGGCgaggaacaaaaagaaaaaggtgaAGATGAGCAATATCGGAAGCAGCGGTACTAGTGGGAGTGCAAGTGGAAATAATGTGAGGGAGATATTGGAGGGGTTCATGAAGCAACAAATGCAAATGGAAATGCAATGGAGGGAAGAGTTTCAAGCAAGGGAGAACGAGAGGCGGTTAAAGGAGATGGAGTGGAGGCAGAGGATGGAAGCGTTGGAGAACGAGAGGATAATGATGGAGACGAGatggagggagagggaggagcaAAGGAGATTGAGGGAGGAGGCTAGGGCCGAGAAGAGGGATGCTCTTATAACTGCTTTGCTAAACAAGCTTAGAAGAGAGGATATGTAGCAAGCATTATGAAGACCTGGTTTAGAGGTTTGTTCATTAATTCTCAATTAGCTAGAAACTGGAACTAATCATTTTGGACATGTCCATTATGATGATACGGATCCATCTTCTTCTGTTTTGCCTACTGAGGCTTTTCATTAATTTATTGCTAGCTAGTTAGTGAAAGAAAGGTTCATTCGTTCTCTCGATCGTTTCCATAATTATAAGTTTTACCCTAGTGATTTTGATCTTTAATTATCATGAACATCTATCAACATATAAAATTCTAGGATTTTATTTGATTACCATGGAAGtcttaatataaattaaatataaacaaataaaattcaagGATTTTATTTGATTGCCATGGAAGTCTTAATATATCTACATGCATGAAGATTGAAGAGAAATGTGGTTGCCAACATTGGCTTCAAGAGTAAGCACGCGAAATTGATATTTCATTCATGTAGGTTATTGAGATTTGTATATTCTATTACTACTATATGCAGTAAAGGAAGatgcatgcatgaaatatataCGGTCCTTTTATATTTAAGGTGGTGAGGTGCATGTACATGTGTAAGTGGctgaagaaaaacttggaaaatcGAAAAATCTAAATCATCTGCATTAACTATAGTATTCTGTATCTGAAATTTTATTGACAGATACAGTTTTGTTTCCTCCATCCCTGAATACATATGCAGGTGGGGGTGCTGGATGAGTTATGAATATttttatatctatatatatagatacatgATCTGATGCAACTATATATTAAGGTTCAAGTAGTAACATGTACATGAGAATGTTCAAGCTACTTTAGACAATTTGACATATGATGTTGTTAGACATAGTGTATCAATCTAAGCTATCTTTGATGCAGCTCGATCGACAATCTATAACATATGCTATAGCCGTTTTTATTTGTCTTTTCTCGAAAACTATACGTTGTTGAATTTTTGTTATC is part of the Malus domestica chromosome 12, GDT2T_hap1 genome and encodes:
- the LOC103452937 gene encoding trihelix transcription factor GT-3b → MEHHPHHFQHHHQQQHHPQQLQLQQQQQQQQQLQQQHPSTATVHVDASDRFPQWSVQETKDLLLIRAELDQTFMETKRNKLLWEVISTKMKEKGHHRSAEQCKCKWKNLVTRYKGCETMEPEPMRQQFPFYNELQAIFAARIQRMLWAEESGAASGSKKKTLSSDDEEDNEDSEAENKGSTARNKKKKVKMSNIGSSGTSGSASGNNVREILEGFMKQQMQMEMQWREEFQARENERRLKEMEWRQRMEALENERIMMETRWREREEQRRLREEARAEKRDALITALLNKLRREDM